TACCCCGAAGTCAAGCATTCGGCGGTCCGGGCGCGCACTCCATCTGGCGCCGACGAGGAAAAGCTTGCCGACTCCCTGAAAATAGGGGATAATGAAAAGCGTGCCGGGGTGGCGGAACTGGCAGACGCAGGGGACTCAAAATCCCCCGGGCCTCGCGCCCATGGGGGTTCGACTCCCCCCCTCGGCACCAGCCGTGTTTGCGGGCAAGGGCCCGGGTTTTTTTCGCTACCGAAGGTTCTATCCTAGACCGCCATGAGCAAGCTGAACTTTCTCACCGCCGGCATTCCCCACAGCGCCAAAGGGGCGAGCGTCCTAGAGGGGCTGCGCGAGGTGAAGCGCCTCGGCCTCGACGGCATGGAGCTCGAGTTCGTCCGGGGCGTGTATATGCGTGAGCCGCAGGCGCGCGAGGCGGCCGGCGTGGCCGAGGGCGAAGGCCTCGCCCTCACCGTCCATGCGCCGTATTACATCAACCTCCACGCGAAAGAGCCGGAGAAGCGCAGGCAGAGCGCCCGGCGCCTGTACGAGGCGGCGCGCATCGGGCGGATGGCCGGCGCGGTGAGCGTCGCGTTCCACGCGGGCTTCTACCTCGGCGACACGGCGGAAAGTACCTACGCGAGCATCCTCGAGGGGACGAGGGCGGTGCGGGAGCGCCTCGAGCGAAACGGGAGCAACGGCGCCGCGCTCGCCCCGGAGCTTACGGGCAAGCCGACGCAGTGGGGCGACCTGGAGGAGTTGCTTCGCCTGAGCCGCGACGTCGAGGGCGTCGCCCCGTGCATCGACTTTGCTCACTGCCACGCGCGCTCGAACGGCAAGCACAACACCTACGAGGAGTTCACGGCCATGCTGAACCGGGTTGAGGAGGAGCTCGGCCGCAGCGCGCTCGAGCGCCTGCACATTCACGTCGCAGGCATCCGCTACGGCGCCAAGGGCGAGCTCAAACACCTCAACCTCGATGACTCGGACATGGACTACCGCGCGCTCCTGCGCGCCCTGCGGGACAAGAAGGTCGCGGGCTGGCTCGTGTGCGAGAGCCCGAACATCGAGGACGACGCGCGGCTTCTCAATAGAACCTACGAGGAGCTTTCGTGAAGGTAGACGTACGGCTCTTCGCGGCGCTTGCCGAGGCCGCCCGGACGCGCGGCGGGGCGGTGGAGCTTCCCGCGGACGCCTCGGTGCGGAGCGCGTGGGCCGCACTCGTGAAGGAAAATGGACGCCTAGAGCGCTTCGAGCGCTCCATGCTGTGCGCCGTGAACGCCGAGTACGCGGAGCTCGACGCGCCGCTCCGCGACGGCGACGAGGTGGCCTTTTTCCCGCCCGTGAGCGGAGGATGACGCGCCCGTGCACGTGCGGCTGACGACGGAGACGATTTCGCTCGACGCGCTTCGGCGGCGCGTGGCGCGCCCCGAGGCGGGCGCCGTCGCCGTGTTCGAGGGCGTCGTGCGCAATCACCATGACGGGAAGCGCGTGGACTACATTCACTACGAGGCGTACGACGAAATGGCCGAAAAAAAGATGCGCGAGATCGTGGAGCGCGCCGCCGAGGAGTTTTCCCTCTGCGACGCGGCCGTGGAGCACCGGACGGGACGCCTCGAGGTGGGCGACGTTTCCGTGGCCGTCGCCGTTTCCGCGCCGCACCGCGACGAGGCGTTTCGCGCCTGCCGTGGTATCATCGACGGGATAAAGCGCCTCGTCCCCATCTGGAAAAAGGAAGGAAACGACGAAGGCGCGGAGTGGGTGGAAGCCCCGCACGGCGGATAAAGTTTTATAGCTTACAAGAAATAAGAAAGGAGTCTTATGGGAGAAGCGGAACACAAAGAGAAATCCCCCGACCATGTGCGCTGCTACGTGCTGGGCGTAAGCGACACGCGCACCGAAGAGAACGACTTCAGCGGCCAGCTTGTGAAGGAGCTCCTCAAGGACAACTTCCACAAGGTGGTGGGCTACAGCATCCTCAAGGACGACAAGGCGAAGATTAAGACGGCCGTCAAGAAGCTTGCCGCCGACGACCGCGTGGAGGTCATCCTGCTCACGGGCGGCACGGGCATCTCGCCGCGCGACGTGACGGTCGAGGCGATCGAGGAAATCTTCGACAAAAAGATCGACGGCTTCGGGCAGGTTTTTCGCAGCCTGAGCTATGCCGAAGTCGGCCCGGCGGCCATCCTGAGCCGCGCGACGGCCGGCGTCATTCAGCGGAAGGTCGTGGTGGCCATGCCGGGAGCGCTCGAGGCCGTGCGCCTCGCCATGAACGACATCCTGCTCCCCGAGCTAGGGCACATGGTCTTCGAGGCCGGAAAAGGCTCTTGACGGATCGGTGTCCCGGCCTTCCGGATTGTGACGGCCCCGCCTCAACCTGCGGCGGAGACGATTTCCCGGAACGTTTTTAAGGGCTCCAGCTCGACGCCGCGGGAGAGGACGCACACCTTGAAGAGGCCGCCCATGCCCGTCGGGTCAAGGAGCGACAGGAGTCCCCGCCGCGCGGGGCCTTGGAATTTTTCGTCCCGCACGTAGCGCTCGGCGCCCATCGCGAGCAGGAAGGCGCACAGCTCGACGGTACGCGCCTCGAAGCCCCGCGCGCGCGCCGCGTCTTCAAGGTAGCTGAAATTGACGCTCGCCGTGATGTCCTTCTCGCCCGCGCGCTCGAGCGGGCGCGCGTCCACCGCGTGGCGGAAGTGGCACTTCAGGGTGCCGAGCCTGCGCACGGGGGAGTAGAGGGGCTCGGCGAGGTCGCCGTAGTCGAAGACCGCGGCGACGCCGCGCCCCGTCAGCGCCGCGACGTCCCCGAGCCACGCCTCGATCCCCGGCTCCCGGCTTTCCGGGCTCGAAGCCGGCGCCTCGACGCGCTGCCCCGCCTCCGCGTGCTCGGCGTAGCGTTCGAGATAGCGCCGCAGGGGGCCGTCGTCCGGGACGGACCGCCACGCTTCGGCGAAAGTTTCTCCCCGAAGCTCGACGTGGAGCGTTTCCCAGCCCCCGTCGTCCCTCCGGCGCGCGACCTCGACGGGAAAGGAATCGAGGAATTCGTTCGCGAGCACGAGGCAGCACTTGCCTCCGGGCGCGGAGAGAGCGCTTGGAAGCGGGTAGGGGAGCGCATCCGCCGGGAGTCCTTCCTTCACGAGGGAGGCCGCGCCTTGCGCGGCCGCCGGGTGGTTGTCGACCAGGACGTAGCGCACGGGGCGTGCCGGGGGGGAAAGCGCCCGGAGAACGCTCCGTGCCAGCGTTCCCGCTCCGGCGCCGAACTCGTAGAGCGTGTACGACGGGAGTGATGGGGCGAGGCGCTCCGCGAACGCCGCCACGAGCCCTCCGAACGCCGGCGTCATCTCGGGCGCCGTCACGAAGTCCCCCGCCTGGCCCGTGGGGTGTGCCCCGCGCATGTAGTAGCCGAGCTTCGGATGGTAGAGTGCTTCGCGCA
The DNA window shown above is from Acidobacteriota bacterium and carries:
- a CDS encoding molybdenum cofactor biosynthesis protein MoaE; this encodes MHVRLTTETISLDALRRRVARPEAGAVAVFEGVVRNHHDGKRVDYIHYEAYDEMAEKKMREIVERAAEEFSLCDAAVEHRTGRLEVGDVSVAVAVSAPHRDEAFRACRGIIDGIKRLVPIWKKEGNDEGAEWVEAPHGG
- a CDS encoding SAM-dependent methyltransferase: MSVSPSRPAGAALERLLREAIRREGALPFSRFMREALYHPKLGYYMRGAHPTGQAGDFVTAPEMTPAFGGLVAAFAERLAPSLPSYTLYEFGAGAGTLARSVLRALSPPARPVRYVLVDNHPAAAQGAASLVKEGLPADALPYPLPSALSAPGGKCCLVLANEFLDSFPVEVARRRDDGGWETLHVELRGETFAEAWRSVPDDGPLRRYLERYAEHAEAGQRVEAPASSPESREPGIEAWLGDVAALTGRGVAAVFDYGDLAEPLYSPVRRLGTLKCHFRHAVDARPLERAGEKDITASVNFSYLEDAARARGFEARTVELCAFLLAMGAERYVRDEKFQGPARRGLLSLLDPTGMGGLFKVCVLSRGVELEPLKTFREIVSAAG
- the moaD gene encoding molybdopterin converting factor subunit 1, with product MKVDVRLFAALAEAARTRGGAVELPADASVRSAWAALVKENGRLERFERSMLCAVNAEYAELDAPLRDGDEVAFFPPVSGG
- a CDS encoding TIM barrel protein, whose translation is MSKLNFLTAGIPHSAKGASVLEGLREVKRLGLDGMELEFVRGVYMREPQAREAAGVAEGEGLALTVHAPYYINLHAKEPEKRRQSARRLYEAARIGRMAGAVSVAFHAGFYLGDTAESTYASILEGTRAVRERLERNGSNGAALAPELTGKPTQWGDLEELLRLSRDVEGVAPCIDFAHCHARSNGKHNTYEEFTAMLNRVEEELGRSALERLHIHVAGIRYGAKGELKHLNLDDSDMDYRALLRALRDKKVAGWLVCESPNIEDDARLLNRTYEELS
- a CDS encoding molybdenum cofactor biosynthesis protein MoaB; translated protein: MGEAEHKEKSPDHVRCYVLGVSDTRTEENDFSGQLVKELLKDNFHKVVGYSILKDDKAKIKTAVKKLAADDRVEVILLTGGTGISPRDVTVEAIEEIFDKKIDGFGQVFRSLSYAEVGPAAILSRATAGVIQRKVVVAMPGALEAVRLAMNDILLPELGHMVFEAGKGS